A part of Prevotella melaninogenica genomic DNA contains:
- a CDS encoding zinc ribbon domain-containing protein: MIIKCPECGHQVSDKAPVCPSCGVEIAGHIIKCSYCSELYLKEEPSCPNCHHTERHKESSATTTEHHTDGATNESNEQEPIVLMSVDKEDATENEDVIIPTQEAKENEGDNYNAKIQDSLRKSEIEDEAVDADFIIDNNADEEVIANAEAIVEGKENEEANTSDKNNHLSLAVSLLIAAITAAVLLFLYNQGVGISKANSEQEAFAQAISSNEPTVLKNYLKENPTASKAHRDSVSARLKELSTTTQTMQQANNDLSVALTSNSKEVLQQFIAKYPDSKYRGEFETKIDEMDWAQAVAKNNEDAFLGYKAQHPNGIHSREADEKLKSLMASSSPAQAEKEEPVELKVSEGERTRAVAAVRQLLQGINSKSNDKIAGAVAPSLNFLGAGGSTAKDIRRYMTDKLYQADVKTLNWRLGSPAEVSKKSNEAGAEVRVKIPATLDIERKGGKSKRSYVITATVKNGRITQVRW; this comes from the coding sequence ATGATCATCAAATGTCCTGAATGTGGCCATCAAGTGAGCGATAAGGCTCCCGTATGCCCAAGCTGCGGTGTAGAGATTGCCGGACATATCATTAAATGTTCTTATTGCAGTGAATTATACCTCAAAGAGGAGCCATCTTGTCCGAATTGTCATCATACGGAACGCCATAAAGAGTCTTCCGCAACTACTACTGAGCACCACACTGATGGGGCTACTAACGAAAGTAACGAGCAGGAACCCATTGTACTTATGTCTGTTGACAAGGAAGACGCAACTGAAAATGAGGATGTGATTATCCCTACACAGGAAGCAAAAGAGAACGAAGGGGATAACTACAACGCTAAAATACAAGATTCTTTACGCAAGTCTGAAATAGAGGATGAGGCTGTTGATGCCGATTTCATCATTGACAACAATGCTGATGAAGAGGTGATTGCGAATGCTGAGGCAATTGTAGAGGGCAAAGAGAACGAGGAGGCGAACACTTCCGACAAGAATAACCATCTTTCACTGGCTGTTTCATTGCTCATCGCTGCCATCACTGCTGCCGTATTGCTCTTCCTTTATAACCAAGGCGTGGGTATCAGCAAAGCTAACAGCGAGCAGGAGGCTTTTGCACAAGCAATTAGTAGCAACGAGCCTACGGTATTAAAGAATTATCTCAAGGAAAATCCAACAGCCTCTAAAGCACATCGTGACAGTGTGTCAGCACGCCTAAAGGAGTTGTCAACAACCACACAGACGATGCAACAAGCCAATAATGACTTGTCTGTTGCATTGACCAGCAACTCAAAGGAAGTGCTACAACAGTTCATTGCGAAGTACCCAGACTCAAAATATCGTGGCGAGTTTGAAACCAAAATTGACGAGATGGATTGGGCACAAGCTGTTGCTAAAAACAATGAGGATGCTTTTCTCGGCTATAAGGCACAACATCCTAACGGCATCCACAGCAGGGAAGCTGATGAGAAACTGAAAAGTCTGATGGCATCATCTTCCCCTGCACAAGCAGAAAAGGAAGAGCCTGTGGAGTTAAAAGTATCGGAAGGGGAACGCACACGAGCCGTTGCTGCTGTACGCCAACTCTTGCAAGGTATTAATAGTAAGAGCAACGATAAGATTGCCGGTGCTGTTGCTCCATCATTAAACTTCCTCGGAGCAGGCGGTTCAACAGCAAAAGACATCCGTCGTTATATGACTGATAAACTTTATCAGGCTGATGTCAAGACGCTTAATTGGCGACTTGGTTCACCAGCAGAGGTAAGCAAAAAGAGCAATGAGGCTGGTGCAGAAGTTCGAGTAAAGATACCTGCAACGCTTGACATTGAACGAAAAGGAGGTAAGTCAAAGCGTAGCTATGTTATCACGGCAACAGTCAAAAATGGTAGGATAACCCAAGTCAGATGGTAA
- a CDS encoding polyprenyl synthetase family protein — MYTADEILSKINEYIDNLTYDRKPQSLYDPIKYVLSLGGKRIRPTLMLLSYNLFKDDPETILSPACALETYHNYTLLHDDLMDDAPLRRGQQTVHVRWDANTAILSGDSMLVLAFERMEQCDTKYLREVLRLFTITALEIGEGQQYDMEFENRNDVKEEEYIEMIRLKTSVLLACAMKIGAILADAPAEDIENLYKFGEQIGLAFQLQDDYLDVYGDPKVFGKKVGGDIVCNKKTYMLINAFNKANARQRKELEKWINCENFNHEEKVTAVTHLYNNIGVDKMAIERINYYFDEANKYLAAVNLPDERKAELLAYAQKMMHRKR, encoded by the coding sequence ATGTATACTGCTGATGAAATTCTGAGTAAAATTAATGAGTATATTGACAATCTCACTTACGACCGTAAGCCACAGAGTTTGTATGACCCTATAAAATATGTCCTCTCACTCGGAGGAAAGCGCATTCGTCCTACGTTGATGCTCCTCTCATACAATCTTTTTAAGGACGACCCAGAGACAATCCTCTCACCGGCTTGCGCCCTTGAGACCTACCATAACTATACACTTTTGCACGATGACTTGATGGATGATGCACCACTTCGACGTGGACAGCAGACGGTTCATGTGCGTTGGGATGCTAACACGGCTATCCTTTCGGGCGACTCTATGCTGGTTTTAGCTTTCGAAAGAATGGAACAGTGTGACACGAAGTATCTCCGTGAGGTGCTCCGTCTTTTTACTATTACGGCACTTGAGATTGGTGAGGGTCAGCAGTATGACATGGAGTTTGAGAATCGTAATGACGTAAAGGAGGAGGAATACATTGAGATGATTCGTCTGAAGACGAGTGTACTATTAGCTTGTGCGATGAAGATTGGTGCTATCCTCGCTGACGCACCAGCTGAAGATATAGAAAATCTCTATAAGTTTGGCGAACAGATTGGTCTGGCTTTCCAGCTGCAAGACGATTACCTCGATGTCTATGGCGACCCAAAAGTGTTCGGCAAGAAGGTAGGTGGCGATATTGTCTGCAACAAAAAGACTTATATGCTCATCAATGCTTTCAACAAAGCGAATGCTCGTCAGCGTAAGGAATTAGAGAAGTGGATTAATTGCGAGAACTTTAATCACGAAGAGAAAGTTACCGCTGTCACTCATCTATACAATAACATCGGTGTTGACAAGATGGCAATTGAGCGCATCAACTATTATTTTGATGAGGCTAACAAATACCTTGCTGCTGTGAACCTGCCTGATGAACGTAAGGCTGAACTATTAGCTTATGCACAGAAGATGATGCATAGGAAGAGATAA
- a CDS encoding energy transducer TonB, with amino-acid sequence MEIKKSNRADLENKRWVGFLLGIIVALSFFFVAMEYNATGSDDDSANTKTIKNVTLHDMDMLPAIDQQNLAKTQEDKKPTMEDLLNLKRRDVPNKVTPHDAGSMNSNDKKTGAPQVSDEPIVMPMVSTTPEPPKIKEEAKKEMEKMTDDTSDKVVERYDDKVSKRILSETPTPPGGWVEFMKWLTKTLQYPAAAKENKLQGTVNITFIINTDGTVDDVNIKSGKVPVLNDEVLRVLKTMGKWKPGIEKNKPCRSLIEIPFVFQLS; translated from the coding sequence TTGGAAATAAAGAAGTCAAATAGAGCAGATTTAGAGAATAAGCGGTGGGTTGGTTTCCTCTTGGGAATCATTGTTGCACTGTCTTTCTTCTTTGTTGCCATGGAGTATAATGCAACGGGGAGTGATGATGATTCGGCTAATACTAAGACCATCAAGAACGTCACGCTGCACGATATGGATATGTTGCCTGCCATCGATCAGCAGAACCTTGCCAAGACGCAAGAGGATAAGAAGCCAACGATGGAGGACCTGCTCAACCTCAAACGCCGTGACGTTCCGAATAAGGTGACACCTCACGATGCGGGAAGTATGAACTCGAATGATAAGAAAACGGGTGCGCCACAGGTGAGTGATGAACCGATAGTTATGCCTATGGTGTCCACAACTCCTGAACCTCCGAAGATAAAAGAAGAAGCTAAAAAGGAGATGGAGAAGATGACTGATGACACTTCCGACAAGGTTGTGGAACGCTATGACGACAAGGTTAGTAAGCGAATCCTCTCCGAAACACCTACACCACCAGGTGGATGGGTGGAGTTTATGAAATGGCTTACAAAGACATTGCAATATCCTGCCGCTGCAAAAGAGAACAAACTGCAAGGCACGGTGAATATTACGTTCATCATTAATACCGATGGTACGGTTGATGATGTCAATATAAAGAGTGGAAAAGTACCCGTTCTTAACGATGAAGTCCTGCGCGTTCTCAAGACAATGGGCAAATGGAAACCAGGCATAGAGAAGAATAAACCCTGCCGTTCGTTGATAGAGATACCGTTTGTCTTCCAACTCTCATAA
- a CDS encoding MarR family winged helix-turn-helix transcriptional regulator — MAYNQLKLQNQLCFRLYTASRLVTQTYYPFLEDLGITYPQYLVLMALWEEDNQKVMELAHRLYLDSNTMTPLVQRMAQIGLVDRVKGERDGRETYVSLTKHGKELQEKAKNIPSCMVEKLFENNEEFAQFKDIAVDLDHLIARLSGQRTKEKEAVMAKMREERLASKKKRK, encoded by the coding sequence ATGGCATACAACCAACTAAAACTGCAGAACCAACTCTGCTTCAGATTGTACACAGCGAGCCGCTTAGTTACTCAAACTTATTACCCATTCCTTGAGGACTTGGGGATTACCTATCCTCAATATCTCGTGCTAATGGCTCTGTGGGAAGAAGATAATCAGAAGGTGATGGAACTTGCTCACCGTCTTTATCTTGATTCAAACACTATGACTCCACTCGTCCAGCGTATGGCACAAATCGGTTTGGTTGACCGTGTGAAAGGTGAGAGAGACGGAAGGGAAACCTACGTGTCGCTTACCAAACATGGAAAAGAACTACAAGAGAAGGCTAAGAATATCCCTTCTTGTATGGTTGAGAAACTCTTTGAGAACAATGAAGAATTTGCTCAATTCAAGGATATTGCCGTAGACCTCGACCACCTTATTGCTCGTCTTTCAGGACAACGTACTAAGGAAAAGGAGGCTGTGATGGCTAAGATGCGTGAGGAACGCTTAGCGTCTAAAAAGAAAAGAAAGTAA
- a CDS encoding glycoside hydrolase family 25 protein, which yields MKFKKIIMLIACIFSFAGLKAQYTIQCEDTCSHVHGLDMSHYQGDVWWETVAENSNHKLNYVYLKATEGGSRIDQRYLDNIEAAQRYGMNVGSYHFYRPAVPQEEQLRNFRMQCRPQDQDLIPMVDIETTGGLSTEALRDSLQKFLILMTKEYGVKPLVYTYTNFYNRYLSGALNGYLLFIAQYNGREPELNDGRDIFAWQYTGKGRINGVNGYVDKSRLMGKHSMREIRYRRRR from the coding sequence ATGAAGTTTAAAAAGATAATAATGCTCATAGCCTGCATATTCTCTTTTGCAGGTCTTAAGGCACAATATACAATTCAATGTGAAGACACTTGCAGCCATGTACATGGACTTGATATGAGCCATTATCAGGGTGATGTATGGTGGGAAACAGTAGCAGAGAATAGCAATCATAAGCTCAATTACGTTTACTTAAAAGCTACTGAAGGTGGGTCGCGTATCGACCAACGCTATCTTGACAATATCGAAGCAGCACAACGTTACGGTATGAATGTGGGGTCTTACCACTTTTATCGTCCAGCTGTCCCACAAGAGGAACAGTTGCGTAACTTCCGTATGCAGTGTCGCCCACAAGACCAAGACCTCATCCCGATGGTAGACATTGAGACGACTGGCGGACTGAGTACTGAGGCATTGCGTGATAGCTTGCAGAAGTTTCTCATACTTATGACAAAGGAGTACGGTGTCAAACCCTTGGTTTACACCTATACAAACTTCTATAATCGTTATCTCAGCGGTGCACTCAACGGCTATCTCCTTTTCATTGCACAGTATAATGGGCGTGAGCCAGAACTGAATGATGGAAGAGACATCTTTGCTTGGCAGTACACTGGAAAGGGACGTATCAACGGTGTCAATGGCTATGTTGATAAGTCTCGACTGATGGGTAAGCATAGTATGCGCGAGATACGATACCGACGAAGGCGATAG
- the cmk gene encoding (d)CMP kinase, with amino-acid sequence MKKITIAIDGFSSCGKSTMAKDLAKEIGYIYVDTGAMYRSVTLYALRHNLFNADGTIREKELQEQMKDINISFQLNKETGRPDTYLNGENVENDIRTMEVSSHVSPIATLAFVRKALVEQQQRMGAEKGIVMDGRDIGTVVFPHAELKIFVTASAEVRAQRRYDELKTKGMEADFADILKNVQERDYIDSHRETSPLRKADDAIELDNSHLTIAEQKKWLYDQYCKAAEV; translated from the coding sequence ATGAAGAAAATAACTATCGCCATCGACGGCTTTTCATCATGTGGAAAGAGTACAATGGCAAAAGACCTTGCCAAGGAGATTGGCTATATCTATGTAGATACTGGTGCAATGTATCGTTCTGTTACACTCTATGCACTGCGTCATAACCTCTTCAATGCAGATGGTACAATCCGTGAGAAAGAGTTGCAAGAGCAAATGAAGGATATCAACATCAGCTTCCAACTCAACAAGGAAACTGGTCGTCCTGACACCTATCTCAATGGTGAAAATGTTGAAAACGACATCCGTACAATGGAGGTTTCATCACACGTGAGTCCTATTGCTACACTCGCCTTCGTACGTAAGGCACTTGTCGAACAGCAGCAGCGTATGGGAGCAGAGAAGGGTATTGTTATGGACGGGCGAGACATTGGTACCGTTGTCTTCCCTCATGCCGAGTTGAAAATCTTCGTTACCGCATCAGCTGAGGTGCGTGCGCAGCGTCGTTATGACGAATTGAAGACGAAGGGTATGGAGGCAGACTTTGCCGATATCCTCAAGAATGTGCAAGAACGCGACTATATTGACTCTCATCGTGAGACATCACCACTCCGTAAAGCTGATGATGCCATCGAACTTGATAACAGCCATCTCACCATAGCTGAACAAAAGAAGTGGCTTTACGACCAGTATTGCAAGGCTGCAGAGGTATAG
- a CDS encoding MaoC family dehydratase — protein MAKLTVNNYEELAARLGEKLGESEWLLVDQERINLFADATLDHQWIHVDTKRAAVESQYKSTIAHGYLTLSLLPHMWQEIIEVNNLKMMVNYGMDKMRFGRPVLVNSRVRLVATLDSIENLRGICKAGIKFQIEIKGERKPALEGIATFLYYFE, from the coding sequence ATGGCAAAATTAACAGTAAACAATTACGAAGAGCTTGCTGCCCGACTGGGTGAGAAGCTTGGTGAGAGCGAGTGGTTACTCGTTGACCAAGAGAGAATTAACCTCTTTGCTGATGCTACGCTCGACCATCAGTGGATTCATGTTGACACAAAGCGTGCAGCAGTAGAAAGCCAGTATAAGAGCACCATCGCGCATGGCTATCTGACACTTTCGTTGCTTCCACACATGTGGCAGGAGATTATCGAGGTTAACAACCTCAAGATGATGGTCAACTATGGTATGGATAAGATGCGCTTCGGTCGTCCGGTCCTCGTGAACTCACGTGTTCGCCTTGTAGCCACACTCGATAGTATTGAGAACCTTCGTGGTATCTGCAAGGCTGGTATCAAGTTCCAGATTGAGATTAAAGGCGAGCGCAAACCAGCACTTGAGGGTATTGCAACTTTCCTTTATTACTTTGAATAA
- a CDS encoding TatD family hydrolase: MIIDTHAHLDVEDFADDLPEVINRAREAGVGKIFLPAIDLKSMDTVLAVCRQYPDICYPMIGLQPEEVRDNWREVLDAMHERILLSLRQKAEGTAKPGETVIAIGEVGLDFYWTREYEKQQLAAFEEAVKWSVETRLPLMIHCRKAQNEMLHIMRPYKKELPGGVFHCFTGNQKEAEEFLRFDRFMLGIGGVSTFKSSHLREDLPAAVPLDRIVLETDSPYMAPVPHRGKRNESAFIVEVMRTLALSYGIDESEFARQTNENVYRVFGVK, encoded by the coding sequence ATGATTATCGACACCCACGCACATTTAGATGTAGAAGACTTTGCTGATGACCTACCAGAGGTTATCAATCGTGCTCGTGAGGCAGGTGTAGGAAAGATATTCCTACCTGCTATCGACCTCAAATCCATGGATACCGTATTAGCTGTATGTCGTCAGTATCCTGATATTTGCTATCCGATGATAGGGTTGCAGCCAGAGGAGGTACGCGATAATTGGCGTGAAGTATTGGACGCTATGCACGAACGAATCCTCCTCTCGCTCCGTCAAAAGGCAGAGGGAACAGCAAAACCAGGTGAGACGGTCATTGCCATTGGTGAGGTAGGACTCGATTTCTATTGGACACGTGAGTACGAAAAGCAGCAGCTTGCCGCCTTTGAAGAGGCTGTGAAATGGAGCGTTGAGACACGTCTTCCGCTGATGATACACTGCCGTAAGGCACAAAACGAGATGTTACACATCATGCGACCCTATAAGAAAGAACTGCCAGGGGGTGTCTTCCACTGTTTTACTGGTAATCAGAAAGAAGCAGAGGAGTTCCTCCGTTTCGACCGTTTTATGTTAGGCATCGGTGGTGTGTCCACCTTTAAGAGCAGTCATCTACGTGAAGATTTGCCTGCTGCAGTACCTCTCGACCGCATCGTCCTTGAAACCGATAGCCCTTATATGGCACCTGTTCCCCATCGTGGTAAGCGCAACGAAAGTGCCTTTATCGTAGAAGTAATGCGCACACTTGCCCTTAGTTATGGCATTGATGAATCCGAATTTGCCCGCCAAACCAATGAGAATGTGTATAGAGTGTTTGGTGTTAAATGA